Proteins encoded within one genomic window of Siniperca chuatsi isolate FFG_IHB_CAS linkage group LG4, ASM2008510v1, whole genome shotgun sequence:
- the LOC122874247 gene encoding CUGBP Elav-like family member 2 isoform X1, which produces MLEHSSELALVQSLYANSMRCPPSAAGISVRNEDLPMRYSGCPEISGVTPIQDSNGSKMNGSLEHLDQPDPDSIKMFVGQIPRSWSETELKELFEPFGAVHQINILRDRTQNPPQSKGCCFVTFYTRKAALEAQNALHNIKTLSGMHHPIQMKPADSEKTSAVEDRKLFIGMVSKKYGENEIRMMFSSFGQIEECRILRGPDGQSRGCAFVTFATRAMAQNAIKTMHHSQTMEGCSSPLVVKFADTQRDKEQRRLQQQLVQQIQQLNSASTWGNLAGLGTLTPQYLALLQQATSTSNQGSFNSIQRLGAGVNPIQLQNLATLAAAAAAAQSSGSPTSTSALSANSGALGALASPAGSTAGSSAGAAMSTLASLGTLQGLTGTSMGLNLNALTSSVSGMGAMNGGLAASMANGSAASSMDALTQAYSGMQQYTASALPSLYGQSLLQQSIAGSQKEVGPEGANLFIYHLPQEFGDQDLLQMFMPFGNVVSAKVFIDKQTNLSKCFGFVSYDNPVSAQAAIQAMNGFQIGMKRLKVQLKRSKNDSKPY; this is translated from the exons ATGTTGGAACACTCTTCTGAGCTGGCCCTGGTGCAGAGTTTGTATGCCAACAGCATGCGCTGTCCCCCCTCTGCGGCCGGGATCTCTGTCAGGAATGAGGACCTGCCTATGAG ATACAGTGGCTGTCCTGAGATTTCTGGTGTCACTCCAATACAAGACAG CAACGGCAGCAAGATGAACGGGTCGCTGGAGCACTTGGACCAGCCAGACCCAGACTCAATCAAGATGTTTGTGGGACAGATCCCACGCTCCTGGTCagaaacagaactaaaagagCTTTTTGAGCCTTTCGGAGCTGTGCACCAGATCAACATCCTCCGTGATCGCACCCAGAATCCCCCTCAGAGCAAAG gatgCTGTTTTGTAACTTTTTATACAAGAAAAGCTGCACTGGAGGCCCAGAATGCACTGCACAACATAAAGACCTTAAGTGGG atgcATCATCCTATCCAGATGAAACCCGCTGACAGTGAGAAAACAAGTG CGGTAGAAGACAGAAAGCTCTTCATCGGAATGGTTTCAAAGAAATATGGCGAGAACGAGATCAGAATGATGTTCTCCTCTTTCGGACAGATCGAAGAGTGCCGAATTCTCCGGGGACCAGATGGTCAGAGCAGAG GCTGTGCGTTTGTCACATTTGCTACCAGGGCAATGGCACAGAATGCAATCAAAACCATGCATCACTCTCAGACTATGGAG GGCTGTTCCTCACCTTTGGTGGTGAAGTTTGCCGACACGCAGAGAGATAAGGAGCAGCGGcgcctgcagcagcagctagtACAGCAGATTCAGCAGCTCAACAGCGCCTCCACCTGGGGAAACCTTGCCGGCTTGGGGACCCTCACACCGCAGTACCTGGCT TTGCTCCAGCAGGCCACATCTACCAGTAACCAAGGCAGTTTCAATAGTATTCAGAGGCTAGGAG CAGGTGTGAATCCCATTCAGCTGCAGAACTTGGCCACATTagctgctgctgcggctgcaGCCCAGAGTTCTGGCAGCCCAACCTCCACCAGCGCCCTGTCTGCAAACAGTGGAGCCCTTGGAGCCCTGGCCAGTCCAG CCGGTTCAACAGCAGGGTCCAGTGCCGGTGCTGCCATGAGCACCTTGGCATCTCTGGGAACCCTGCAGGGTCTCACAGGGACCTCTATGGGCCTCAACCTCAACGCTCTCACCAGCAGTGTCAGTG gtATGGGGGCCATGAATGGAGGCCTGGCAGCCTCCATGGCCAACGGGTCAGCAGCCAGCTCCATGGACGCTCTGACCCAGGCCTACTCAGGGATGCAGCAGTACACAGCCTCCGCCCTGCCCTCCCTCTACGGCCAGTCTCTCCTGCAGCAGAGCATTGCTGGCAGCCAGAAGGAAG TAGGGCCAGAGGGCGCCAACCTGTTCATCTACCACCTGCCCCAGGAGTTTGGGGACCAGGATCTTCTCCAGATGTTTATGCCTTTTGGAAATGTGGTCTCTGCCAAAGTCTTCATTGACAAACAGACCAATCTGAGCAAGTGCTTTG
- the LOC122874247 gene encoding CUGBP Elav-like family member 2 isoform X4: MLEHSSELALVQSLYANSMRCPPSAAGISVRNEDLPMRYSGCPEISGVTPIQDSNGSKMNGSLEHLDQPDPDSIKMFVGQIPRSWSETELKELFEPFGAVHQINILRDRTQNPPQSKGCCFVTFYTRKAALEAQNALHNIKTLSGMHHPIQMKPADSEKTSAVEDRKLFIGMVSKKYGENEIRMMFSSFGQIEECRILRGPDGQSRGCAFVTFATRAMAQNAIKTMHHSQTMEGCSSPLVVKFADTQRDKEQRRLQQQLVQQIQQLNSASTWGNLAGLGTLTPQYLALLQQATSTSNQGSFNSIQRLGGVNPIQLQNLATLAAAAAAAQSSGSPTSTSALSANSGALGALASPAGSTAGSSAGAAMSTLASLGTLQGLTGTSMGLNLNALTSSVSGMGAMNGGLAASMANGSAASSMDALTQAYSGMQQYTASALPSLYGQSLLQQSIAGSQKEGPEGANLFIYHLPQEFGDQDLLQMFMPFGNVVSAKVFIDKQTNLSKCFGFVSYDNPVSAQAAIQAMNGFQIGMKRLKVQLKRSKNDSKPY; encoded by the exons ATGTTGGAACACTCTTCTGAGCTGGCCCTGGTGCAGAGTTTGTATGCCAACAGCATGCGCTGTCCCCCCTCTGCGGCCGGGATCTCTGTCAGGAATGAGGACCTGCCTATGAG ATACAGTGGCTGTCCTGAGATTTCTGGTGTCACTCCAATACAAGACAG CAACGGCAGCAAGATGAACGGGTCGCTGGAGCACTTGGACCAGCCAGACCCAGACTCAATCAAGATGTTTGTGGGACAGATCCCACGCTCCTGGTCagaaacagaactaaaagagCTTTTTGAGCCTTTCGGAGCTGTGCACCAGATCAACATCCTCCGTGATCGCACCCAGAATCCCCCTCAGAGCAAAG gatgCTGTTTTGTAACTTTTTATACAAGAAAAGCTGCACTGGAGGCCCAGAATGCACTGCACAACATAAAGACCTTAAGTGGG atgcATCATCCTATCCAGATGAAACCCGCTGACAGTGAGAAAACAAGTG CGGTAGAAGACAGAAAGCTCTTCATCGGAATGGTTTCAAAGAAATATGGCGAGAACGAGATCAGAATGATGTTCTCCTCTTTCGGACAGATCGAAGAGTGCCGAATTCTCCGGGGACCAGATGGTCAGAGCAGAG GCTGTGCGTTTGTCACATTTGCTACCAGGGCAATGGCACAGAATGCAATCAAAACCATGCATCACTCTCAGACTATGGAG GGCTGTTCCTCACCTTTGGTGGTGAAGTTTGCCGACACGCAGAGAGATAAGGAGCAGCGGcgcctgcagcagcagctagtACAGCAGATTCAGCAGCTCAACAGCGCCTCCACCTGGGGAAACCTTGCCGGCTTGGGGACCCTCACACCGCAGTACCTGGCT TTGCTCCAGCAGGCCACATCTACCAGTAACCAAGGCAGTTTCAATAGTATTCAGAGGCTAGGAG GTGTGAATCCCATTCAGCTGCAGAACTTGGCCACATTagctgctgctgcggctgcaGCCCAGAGTTCTGGCAGCCCAACCTCCACCAGCGCCCTGTCTGCAAACAGTGGAGCCCTTGGAGCCCTGGCCAGTCCAG CCGGTTCAACAGCAGGGTCCAGTGCCGGTGCTGCCATGAGCACCTTGGCATCTCTGGGAACCCTGCAGGGTCTCACAGGGACCTCTATGGGCCTCAACCTCAACGCTCTCACCAGCAGTGTCAGTG gtATGGGGGCCATGAATGGAGGCCTGGCAGCCTCCATGGCCAACGGGTCAGCAGCCAGCTCCATGGACGCTCTGACCCAGGCCTACTCAGGGATGCAGCAGTACACAGCCTCCGCCCTGCCCTCCCTCTACGGCCAGTCTCTCCTGCAGCAGAGCATTGCTGGCAGCCAGAAGGAAG GGCCAGAGGGCGCCAACCTGTTCATCTACCACCTGCCCCAGGAGTTTGGGGACCAGGATCTTCTCCAGATGTTTATGCCTTTTGGAAATGTGGTCTCTGCCAAAGTCTTCATTGACAAACAGACCAATCTGAGCAAGTGCTTTG
- the LOC122874247 gene encoding CUGBP Elav-like family member 2 isoform X3 — MLEHSSELALVQSLYANSMRCPPSAAGISVRNEDLPMRYSGCPEISGVTPIQDSNGSKMNGSLEHLDQPDPDSIKMFVGQIPRSWSETELKELFEPFGAVHQINILRDRTQNPPQSKGCCFVTFYTRKAALEAQNALHNIKTLSGMHHPIQMKPADSEKTSAVEDRKLFIGMVSKKYGENEIRMMFSSFGQIEECRILRGPDGQSRGCAFVTFATRAMAQNAIKTMHHSQTMEGCSSPLVVKFADTQRDKEQRRLQQQLVQQIQQLNSASTWGNLAGLGTLTPQYLALLQQATSTSNQGSFNSIQRLGAGVNPIQLQNLATLAAAAAAAQSSGSPTSTSALSANSGALGALASPAGSTAGSSAGAAMSTLASLGTLQGLTGTSMGLNLNALTSSVSGMGAMNGGLAASMANGSAASSMDALTQAYSGMQQYTASALPSLYGQSLLQQSIAGSQKEGPEGANLFIYHLPQEFGDQDLLQMFMPFGNVVSAKVFIDKQTNLSKCFGFVSYDNPVSAQAAIQAMNGFQIGMKRLKVQLKRSKNDSKPY, encoded by the exons ATGTTGGAACACTCTTCTGAGCTGGCCCTGGTGCAGAGTTTGTATGCCAACAGCATGCGCTGTCCCCCCTCTGCGGCCGGGATCTCTGTCAGGAATGAGGACCTGCCTATGAG ATACAGTGGCTGTCCTGAGATTTCTGGTGTCACTCCAATACAAGACAG CAACGGCAGCAAGATGAACGGGTCGCTGGAGCACTTGGACCAGCCAGACCCAGACTCAATCAAGATGTTTGTGGGACAGATCCCACGCTCCTGGTCagaaacagaactaaaagagCTTTTTGAGCCTTTCGGAGCTGTGCACCAGATCAACATCCTCCGTGATCGCACCCAGAATCCCCCTCAGAGCAAAG gatgCTGTTTTGTAACTTTTTATACAAGAAAAGCTGCACTGGAGGCCCAGAATGCACTGCACAACATAAAGACCTTAAGTGGG atgcATCATCCTATCCAGATGAAACCCGCTGACAGTGAGAAAACAAGTG CGGTAGAAGACAGAAAGCTCTTCATCGGAATGGTTTCAAAGAAATATGGCGAGAACGAGATCAGAATGATGTTCTCCTCTTTCGGACAGATCGAAGAGTGCCGAATTCTCCGGGGACCAGATGGTCAGAGCAGAG GCTGTGCGTTTGTCACATTTGCTACCAGGGCAATGGCACAGAATGCAATCAAAACCATGCATCACTCTCAGACTATGGAG GGCTGTTCCTCACCTTTGGTGGTGAAGTTTGCCGACACGCAGAGAGATAAGGAGCAGCGGcgcctgcagcagcagctagtACAGCAGATTCAGCAGCTCAACAGCGCCTCCACCTGGGGAAACCTTGCCGGCTTGGGGACCCTCACACCGCAGTACCTGGCT TTGCTCCAGCAGGCCACATCTACCAGTAACCAAGGCAGTTTCAATAGTATTCAGAGGCTAGGAG CAGGTGTGAATCCCATTCAGCTGCAGAACTTGGCCACATTagctgctgctgcggctgcaGCCCAGAGTTCTGGCAGCCCAACCTCCACCAGCGCCCTGTCTGCAAACAGTGGAGCCCTTGGAGCCCTGGCCAGTCCAG CCGGTTCAACAGCAGGGTCCAGTGCCGGTGCTGCCATGAGCACCTTGGCATCTCTGGGAACCCTGCAGGGTCTCACAGGGACCTCTATGGGCCTCAACCTCAACGCTCTCACCAGCAGTGTCAGTG gtATGGGGGCCATGAATGGAGGCCTGGCAGCCTCCATGGCCAACGGGTCAGCAGCCAGCTCCATGGACGCTCTGACCCAGGCCTACTCAGGGATGCAGCAGTACACAGCCTCCGCCCTGCCCTCCCTCTACGGCCAGTCTCTCCTGCAGCAGAGCATTGCTGGCAGCCAGAAGGAAG GGCCAGAGGGCGCCAACCTGTTCATCTACCACCTGCCCCAGGAGTTTGGGGACCAGGATCTTCTCCAGATGTTTATGCCTTTTGGAAATGTGGTCTCTGCCAAAGTCTTCATTGACAAACAGACCAATCTGAGCAAGTGCTTTG
- the LOC122874247 gene encoding CUGBP Elav-like family member 2 isoform X2: protein MLEHSSELALVQSLYANSMRCPPSAAGISVRNEDLPMRYSGCPEISGVTPIQDSNGSKMNGSLEHLDQPDPDSIKMFVGQIPRSWSETELKELFEPFGAVHQINILRDRTQNPPQSKGCCFVTFYTRKAALEAQNALHNIKTLSGMHHPIQMKPADSEKTSAVEDRKLFIGMVSKKYGENEIRMMFSSFGQIEECRILRGPDGQSRGCAFVTFATRAMAQNAIKTMHHSQTMEGCSSPLVVKFADTQRDKEQRRLQQQLVQQIQQLNSASTWGNLAGLGTLTPQYLALLQQATSTSNQGSFNSIQRLGGVNPIQLQNLATLAAAAAAAQSSGSPTSTSALSANSGALGALASPAGSTAGSSAGAAMSTLASLGTLQGLTGTSMGLNLNALTSSVSGMGAMNGGLAASMANGSAASSMDALTQAYSGMQQYTASALPSLYGQSLLQQSIAGSQKEVGPEGANLFIYHLPQEFGDQDLLQMFMPFGNVVSAKVFIDKQTNLSKCFGFVSYDNPVSAQAAIQAMNGFQIGMKRLKVQLKRSKNDSKPY from the exons ATGTTGGAACACTCTTCTGAGCTGGCCCTGGTGCAGAGTTTGTATGCCAACAGCATGCGCTGTCCCCCCTCTGCGGCCGGGATCTCTGTCAGGAATGAGGACCTGCCTATGAG ATACAGTGGCTGTCCTGAGATTTCTGGTGTCACTCCAATACAAGACAG CAACGGCAGCAAGATGAACGGGTCGCTGGAGCACTTGGACCAGCCAGACCCAGACTCAATCAAGATGTTTGTGGGACAGATCCCACGCTCCTGGTCagaaacagaactaaaagagCTTTTTGAGCCTTTCGGAGCTGTGCACCAGATCAACATCCTCCGTGATCGCACCCAGAATCCCCCTCAGAGCAAAG gatgCTGTTTTGTAACTTTTTATACAAGAAAAGCTGCACTGGAGGCCCAGAATGCACTGCACAACATAAAGACCTTAAGTGGG atgcATCATCCTATCCAGATGAAACCCGCTGACAGTGAGAAAACAAGTG CGGTAGAAGACAGAAAGCTCTTCATCGGAATGGTTTCAAAGAAATATGGCGAGAACGAGATCAGAATGATGTTCTCCTCTTTCGGACAGATCGAAGAGTGCCGAATTCTCCGGGGACCAGATGGTCAGAGCAGAG GCTGTGCGTTTGTCACATTTGCTACCAGGGCAATGGCACAGAATGCAATCAAAACCATGCATCACTCTCAGACTATGGAG GGCTGTTCCTCACCTTTGGTGGTGAAGTTTGCCGACACGCAGAGAGATAAGGAGCAGCGGcgcctgcagcagcagctagtACAGCAGATTCAGCAGCTCAACAGCGCCTCCACCTGGGGAAACCTTGCCGGCTTGGGGACCCTCACACCGCAGTACCTGGCT TTGCTCCAGCAGGCCACATCTACCAGTAACCAAGGCAGTTTCAATAGTATTCAGAGGCTAGGAG GTGTGAATCCCATTCAGCTGCAGAACTTGGCCACATTagctgctgctgcggctgcaGCCCAGAGTTCTGGCAGCCCAACCTCCACCAGCGCCCTGTCTGCAAACAGTGGAGCCCTTGGAGCCCTGGCCAGTCCAG CCGGTTCAACAGCAGGGTCCAGTGCCGGTGCTGCCATGAGCACCTTGGCATCTCTGGGAACCCTGCAGGGTCTCACAGGGACCTCTATGGGCCTCAACCTCAACGCTCTCACCAGCAGTGTCAGTG gtATGGGGGCCATGAATGGAGGCCTGGCAGCCTCCATGGCCAACGGGTCAGCAGCCAGCTCCATGGACGCTCTGACCCAGGCCTACTCAGGGATGCAGCAGTACACAGCCTCCGCCCTGCCCTCCCTCTACGGCCAGTCTCTCCTGCAGCAGAGCATTGCTGGCAGCCAGAAGGAAG TAGGGCCAGAGGGCGCCAACCTGTTCATCTACCACCTGCCCCAGGAGTTTGGGGACCAGGATCTTCTCCAGATGTTTATGCCTTTTGGAAATGTGGTCTCTGCCAAAGTCTTCATTGACAAACAGACCAATCTGAGCAAGTGCTTTG
- the LOC122874247 gene encoding CUGBP Elav-like family member 2 isoform X7, whose protein sequence is MLEHSSELALVQSLYANSMRCPPSAAGISVRNEDLPMSNGSKMNGSLEHLDQPDPDSIKMFVGQIPRSWSETELKELFEPFGAVHQINILRDRTQNPPQSKGCCFVTFYTRKAALEAQNALHNIKTLSGMHHPIQMKPADSEKTSAVEDRKLFIGMVSKKYGENEIRMMFSSFGQIEECRILRGPDGQSRGCAFVTFATRAMAQNAIKTMHHSQTMEGCSSPLVVKFADTQRDKEQRRLQQQLVQQIQQLNSASTWGNLAGLGTLTPQYLALLQQATSTSNQGSFNSIQRLGAGVNPIQLQNLATLAAAAAAAQSSGSPTSTSALSANSGALGALASPAGSTAGSSAGAAMSTLASLGTLQGLTGTSMGLNLNALTSSVSGMGAMNGGLAASMANGSAASSMDALTQAYSGMQQYTASALPSLYGQSLLQQSIAGSQKEVGPEGANLFIYHLPQEFGDQDLLQMFMPFGNVVSAKVFIDKQTNLSKCFGFVSYDNPVSAQAAIQAMNGFQIGMKRLKVQLKRSKNDSKPY, encoded by the exons ATGTTGGAACACTCTTCTGAGCTGGCCCTGGTGCAGAGTTTGTATGCCAACAGCATGCGCTGTCCCCCCTCTGCGGCCGGGATCTCTGTCAGGAATGAGGACCTGCCTATGAG CAACGGCAGCAAGATGAACGGGTCGCTGGAGCACTTGGACCAGCCAGACCCAGACTCAATCAAGATGTTTGTGGGACAGATCCCACGCTCCTGGTCagaaacagaactaaaagagCTTTTTGAGCCTTTCGGAGCTGTGCACCAGATCAACATCCTCCGTGATCGCACCCAGAATCCCCCTCAGAGCAAAG gatgCTGTTTTGTAACTTTTTATACAAGAAAAGCTGCACTGGAGGCCCAGAATGCACTGCACAACATAAAGACCTTAAGTGGG atgcATCATCCTATCCAGATGAAACCCGCTGACAGTGAGAAAACAAGTG CGGTAGAAGACAGAAAGCTCTTCATCGGAATGGTTTCAAAGAAATATGGCGAGAACGAGATCAGAATGATGTTCTCCTCTTTCGGACAGATCGAAGAGTGCCGAATTCTCCGGGGACCAGATGGTCAGAGCAGAG GCTGTGCGTTTGTCACATTTGCTACCAGGGCAATGGCACAGAATGCAATCAAAACCATGCATCACTCTCAGACTATGGAG GGCTGTTCCTCACCTTTGGTGGTGAAGTTTGCCGACACGCAGAGAGATAAGGAGCAGCGGcgcctgcagcagcagctagtACAGCAGATTCAGCAGCTCAACAGCGCCTCCACCTGGGGAAACCTTGCCGGCTTGGGGACCCTCACACCGCAGTACCTGGCT TTGCTCCAGCAGGCCACATCTACCAGTAACCAAGGCAGTTTCAATAGTATTCAGAGGCTAGGAG CAGGTGTGAATCCCATTCAGCTGCAGAACTTGGCCACATTagctgctgctgcggctgcaGCCCAGAGTTCTGGCAGCCCAACCTCCACCAGCGCCCTGTCTGCAAACAGTGGAGCCCTTGGAGCCCTGGCCAGTCCAG CCGGTTCAACAGCAGGGTCCAGTGCCGGTGCTGCCATGAGCACCTTGGCATCTCTGGGAACCCTGCAGGGTCTCACAGGGACCTCTATGGGCCTCAACCTCAACGCTCTCACCAGCAGTGTCAGTG gtATGGGGGCCATGAATGGAGGCCTGGCAGCCTCCATGGCCAACGGGTCAGCAGCCAGCTCCATGGACGCTCTGACCCAGGCCTACTCAGGGATGCAGCAGTACACAGCCTCCGCCCTGCCCTCCCTCTACGGCCAGTCTCTCCTGCAGCAGAGCATTGCTGGCAGCCAGAAGGAAG TAGGGCCAGAGGGCGCCAACCTGTTCATCTACCACCTGCCCCAGGAGTTTGGGGACCAGGATCTTCTCCAGATGTTTATGCCTTTTGGAAATGTGGTCTCTGCCAAAGTCTTCATTGACAAACAGACCAATCTGAGCAAGTGCTTTG
- the LOC122874247 gene encoding CUGBP Elav-like family member 2 isoform X10 — protein sequence MTSTYNLDFHPLAESRLMTSSDTINGSKMNGSLEHLDQPDPDSIKMFVGQIPRSWSETELKELFEPFGAVHQINILRDRTQNPPQSKGCCFVTFYTRKAALEAQNALHNIKTLSGMHHPIQMKPADSEKTSAVEDRKLFIGMVSKKYGENEIRMMFSSFGQIEECRILRGPDGQSRGCAFVTFATRAMAQNAIKTMHHSQTMEGCSSPLVVKFADTQRDKEQRRLQQQLVQQIQQLNSASTWGNLAGLGTLTPQYLALLQQATSTSNQGSFNSIQRLGGVNPIQLQNLATLAAAAAAAQSSGSPTSTSALSANSGALGALASPAGSTAGSSAGAAMSTLASLGTLQGLTGTSMGLNLNALTSSVSGMGAMNGGLAASMANGSAASSMDALTQAYSGMQQYTASALPSLYGQSLLQQSIAGSQKEVGPEGANLFIYHLPQEFGDQDLLQMFMPFGNVVSAKVFIDKQTNLSKCFGFVSYDNPVSAQAAIQAMNGFQIGMKRLKVQLKRSKNDSKPY from the exons ATGACTTCGACGTACAACCTGGATTTCCACCCTCTGGCCGAAAGTCGGTTAATGACTTCGAGCGACACAAT CAACGGCAGCAAGATGAACGGGTCGCTGGAGCACTTGGACCAGCCAGACCCAGACTCAATCAAGATGTTTGTGGGACAGATCCCACGCTCCTGGTCagaaacagaactaaaagagCTTTTTGAGCCTTTCGGAGCTGTGCACCAGATCAACATCCTCCGTGATCGCACCCAGAATCCCCCTCAGAGCAAAG gatgCTGTTTTGTAACTTTTTATACAAGAAAAGCTGCACTGGAGGCCCAGAATGCACTGCACAACATAAAGACCTTAAGTGGG atgcATCATCCTATCCAGATGAAACCCGCTGACAGTGAGAAAACAAGTG CGGTAGAAGACAGAAAGCTCTTCATCGGAATGGTTTCAAAGAAATATGGCGAGAACGAGATCAGAATGATGTTCTCCTCTTTCGGACAGATCGAAGAGTGCCGAATTCTCCGGGGACCAGATGGTCAGAGCAGAG GCTGTGCGTTTGTCACATTTGCTACCAGGGCAATGGCACAGAATGCAATCAAAACCATGCATCACTCTCAGACTATGGAG GGCTGTTCCTCACCTTTGGTGGTGAAGTTTGCCGACACGCAGAGAGATAAGGAGCAGCGGcgcctgcagcagcagctagtACAGCAGATTCAGCAGCTCAACAGCGCCTCCACCTGGGGAAACCTTGCCGGCTTGGGGACCCTCACACCGCAGTACCTGGCT TTGCTCCAGCAGGCCACATCTACCAGTAACCAAGGCAGTTTCAATAGTATTCAGAGGCTAGGAG GTGTGAATCCCATTCAGCTGCAGAACTTGGCCACATTagctgctgctgcggctgcaGCCCAGAGTTCTGGCAGCCCAACCTCCACCAGCGCCCTGTCTGCAAACAGTGGAGCCCTTGGAGCCCTGGCCAGTCCAG CCGGTTCAACAGCAGGGTCCAGTGCCGGTGCTGCCATGAGCACCTTGGCATCTCTGGGAACCCTGCAGGGTCTCACAGGGACCTCTATGGGCCTCAACCTCAACGCTCTCACCAGCAGTGTCAGTG gtATGGGGGCCATGAATGGAGGCCTGGCAGCCTCCATGGCCAACGGGTCAGCAGCCAGCTCCATGGACGCTCTGACCCAGGCCTACTCAGGGATGCAGCAGTACACAGCCTCCGCCCTGCCCTCCCTCTACGGCCAGTCTCTCCTGCAGCAGAGCATTGCTGGCAGCCAGAAGGAAG TAGGGCCAGAGGGCGCCAACCTGTTCATCTACCACCTGCCCCAGGAGTTTGGGGACCAGGATCTTCTCCAGATGTTTATGCCTTTTGGAAATGTGGTCTCTGCCAAAGTCTTCATTGACAAACAGACCAATCTGAGCAAGTGCTTTG
- the LOC122874247 gene encoding CUGBP Elav-like family member 2 isoform X6, which translates to MTSTYNLDFHPLAESRLMTSSDTIYSGCPEISGVTPIQDSNGSKMNGSLEHLDQPDPDSIKMFVGQIPRSWSETELKELFEPFGAVHQINILRDRTQNPPQSKGCCFVTFYTRKAALEAQNALHNIKTLSGMHHPIQMKPADSEKTSAVEDRKLFIGMVSKKYGENEIRMMFSSFGQIEECRILRGPDGQSRGCAFVTFATRAMAQNAIKTMHHSQTMEGCSSPLVVKFADTQRDKEQRRLQQQLVQQIQQLNSASTWGNLAGLGTLTPQYLALLQQATSTSNQGSFNSIQRLGGVNPIQLQNLATLAAAAAAAQSSGSPTSTSALSANSGALGALASPAGSTAGSSAGAAMSTLASLGTLQGLTGTSMGLNLNALTSSVSGMGAMNGGLAASMANGSAASSMDALTQAYSGMQQYTASALPSLYGQSLLQQSIAGSQKEVGPEGANLFIYHLPQEFGDQDLLQMFMPFGNVVSAKVFIDKQTNLSKCFGFVSYDNPVSAQAAIQAMNGFQIGMKRLKVQLKRSKNDSKPY; encoded by the exons ATGACTTCGACGTACAACCTGGATTTCCACCCTCTGGCCGAAAGTCGGTTAATGACTTCGAGCGACACAAT ATACAGTGGCTGTCCTGAGATTTCTGGTGTCACTCCAATACAAGACAG CAACGGCAGCAAGATGAACGGGTCGCTGGAGCACTTGGACCAGCCAGACCCAGACTCAATCAAGATGTTTGTGGGACAGATCCCACGCTCCTGGTCagaaacagaactaaaagagCTTTTTGAGCCTTTCGGAGCTGTGCACCAGATCAACATCCTCCGTGATCGCACCCAGAATCCCCCTCAGAGCAAAG gatgCTGTTTTGTAACTTTTTATACAAGAAAAGCTGCACTGGAGGCCCAGAATGCACTGCACAACATAAAGACCTTAAGTGGG atgcATCATCCTATCCAGATGAAACCCGCTGACAGTGAGAAAACAAGTG CGGTAGAAGACAGAAAGCTCTTCATCGGAATGGTTTCAAAGAAATATGGCGAGAACGAGATCAGAATGATGTTCTCCTCTTTCGGACAGATCGAAGAGTGCCGAATTCTCCGGGGACCAGATGGTCAGAGCAGAG GCTGTGCGTTTGTCACATTTGCTACCAGGGCAATGGCACAGAATGCAATCAAAACCATGCATCACTCTCAGACTATGGAG GGCTGTTCCTCACCTTTGGTGGTGAAGTTTGCCGACACGCAGAGAGATAAGGAGCAGCGGcgcctgcagcagcagctagtACAGCAGATTCAGCAGCTCAACAGCGCCTCCACCTGGGGAAACCTTGCCGGCTTGGGGACCCTCACACCGCAGTACCTGGCT TTGCTCCAGCAGGCCACATCTACCAGTAACCAAGGCAGTTTCAATAGTATTCAGAGGCTAGGAG GTGTGAATCCCATTCAGCTGCAGAACTTGGCCACATTagctgctgctgcggctgcaGCCCAGAGTTCTGGCAGCCCAACCTCCACCAGCGCCCTGTCTGCAAACAGTGGAGCCCTTGGAGCCCTGGCCAGTCCAG CCGGTTCAACAGCAGGGTCCAGTGCCGGTGCTGCCATGAGCACCTTGGCATCTCTGGGAACCCTGCAGGGTCTCACAGGGACCTCTATGGGCCTCAACCTCAACGCTCTCACCAGCAGTGTCAGTG gtATGGGGGCCATGAATGGAGGCCTGGCAGCCTCCATGGCCAACGGGTCAGCAGCCAGCTCCATGGACGCTCTGACCCAGGCCTACTCAGGGATGCAGCAGTACACAGCCTCCGCCCTGCCCTCCCTCTACGGCCAGTCTCTCCTGCAGCAGAGCATTGCTGGCAGCCAGAAGGAAG TAGGGCCAGAGGGCGCCAACCTGTTCATCTACCACCTGCCCCAGGAGTTTGGGGACCAGGATCTTCTCCAGATGTTTATGCCTTTTGGAAATGTGGTCTCTGCCAAAGTCTTCATTGACAAACAGACCAATCTGAGCAAGTGCTTTG